From Calothrix sp. PCC 6303, a single genomic window includes:
- a CDS encoding DUF5615 family PIN-like protein, producing MALQFYSNENFPIAMVNLLRSEGHDVLTSYEAGQANQGIPDDVVLQYATATGRILITENRQDFIDLHRTAPNHAGMIIFKHDRDYAGKVKAIIDFLDEDSRTLENRLLRVMKQNIKAVGQIFFVQEYGKS from the coding sequence ATGGCATTACAATTTTACTCAAATGAAAATTTTCCGATCGCAATGGTAAACTTACTCAGATCGGAGGGACACGATGTATTAACTTCCTACGAAGCAGGTCAAGCAAATCAAGGGATTCCTGACGATGTTGTTTTGCAGTATGCCACAGCGACAGGTCGCATTTTGATTACGGAAAATCGTCAAGATTTTATCGATCTACATCGCACTGCACCAAATCATGCTGGCATGATTATTTTTAAACACGATCGTGATTATGCTGGGAAAGTCAAGGCAATAATTGATTTTTTGGATGAGGATAGTCGAACCTTAGAGAATCGTTTGTTGCGGGTTATGAAGCAAAATATAAAAGCAGTTGGACAGATTTTTTTCGTACAAGAGTATGGTAAAAGTTGA
- a CDS encoding ABC transporter permease: MMIRRIRNQLFKELEQFVRDRLGVALAFILPVIALLIIGYAIRLEAKNIALAVRDLDQTSFSRSYVERLYATNLFVPAQWQGERFPDAIDRGTAQVQVTIPPDFTAEVQAGKTGNLQVVIDGSDVINARVTRLAIQGTTLSVVQAQLDKIADSVGVIYQVRLWFNPGRQESLFIVPGSYGVILAIFPPLLIAIALVREKEQGTILQLYASSLSASELLLGKSLAYTLVGLGEALILFIVGFLLFQVRVIGDPTPLIIGTPIFIWVSVQLGLIIGIFTTTQSAAVQAIGTIKVLTAFLLAGFLFPLNTVPFPFSIASYLVPVRYYIELCRDVFVRGSGWFGTWHLIGALLLLGIVEFAIAWWGMRRMQL; the protein is encoded by the coding sequence ATGATGATTCGCCGCATTCGCAATCAATTATTCAAAGAATTAGAGCAGTTTGTGCGCGATCGCTTAGGTGTTGCCCTCGCCTTCATTTTACCTGTAATTGCCCTGCTAATTATTGGCTATGCAATTCGCCTGGAAGCGAAAAATATTGCTCTGGCGGTGCGGGATCTCGATCAGACAAGCTTCAGCCGGAGTTATGTTGAACGACTATACGCCACCAATTTATTTGTCCCAGCACAATGGCAAGGCGAACGCTTTCCCGATGCGATCGACCGGGGAACGGCTCAAGTGCAAGTCACCATTCCACCAGACTTTACTGCTGAGGTACAAGCAGGAAAAACTGGAAATCTGCAAGTTGTGATTGATGGCAGTGATGTGATCAACGCACGGGTAACAAGATTGGCGATTCAGGGAACAACTTTGTCAGTTGTACAAGCCCAACTCGATAAAATTGCTGACTCTGTTGGTGTAATTTATCAAGTGCGACTCTGGTTTAATCCGGGACGACAGGAATCATTATTTATTGTACCTGGAAGTTACGGAGTGATTTTAGCCATCTTTCCGCCGTTGTTGATAGCGATCGCCTTAGTGCGAGAAAAAGAACAAGGGACAATTCTACAGCTTTACGCCTCTAGCCTCAGTGCCTCGGAACTATTGCTAGGTAAATCCTTGGCATATACCCTCGTGGGATTGGGAGAAGCTTTAATTCTGTTTATTGTCGGTTTTTTGTTGTTTCAAGTGCGCGTGATTGGTGATCCCACCCCCTTAATTATTGGTACTCCCATATTCATCTGGGTAAGTGTACAACTCGGATTAATCATTGGCATTTTCACTACCACCCAAAGCGCGGCTGTACAAGCGATCGGCACAATTAAAGTGCTGACTGCCTTTTTGCTGGCAGGATTTTTGTTTCCCCTCAATACAGTGCCGTTTCCATTTTCGATTGCTTCCTATTTAGTTCCCGTGCGGTATTACATCGAACTTTGTCGGGATGTATTTGTGCGGGGTTCAGGCTGGTTTGGCACTTGGCATCTCATCGGTGCTTTGCTGCTTTTGGGAATTGTCGAGTTTGCGATCGCTTGGTGGGGAATGCGACGAATGCAACTATAG
- a CDS encoding PspC domain-containing protein: MIYLPLISILLLIGPALAAISMTRSLTTRGHLFLLSICILYGIFPFLVTWGGMGLAERFGCSAEAVRFICPSSSWLGDVISGMFMAHWLAIFAIPSAIFGAIGLLISLILKVKRSQSNTPVIPRAIFYRSRHKVFAGMCYALSQLWNLPIMGVRIVTVILAIVIPGFIFLYFWCWLAFPIEPRSQQPVGEQS; this comes from the coding sequence ATGATTTACTTGCCTTTGATTTCAATCCTGTTGCTTATTGGACCAGCACTTGCAGCTATCTCCATGACGCGATCGCTTACCACCCGTGGACATTTATTTTTGTTGAGTATATGTATCCTCTACGGAATTTTTCCATTCCTAGTCACTTGGGGAGGGATGGGTTTAGCTGAACGCTTTGGTTGTTCAGCAGAAGCAGTTCGCTTTATTTGTCCGTCCTCATCTTGGCTTGGAGACGTGATTTCGGGAATGTTCATGGCTCACTGGCTGGCGATTTTCGCTATTCCATCAGCCATTTTCGGTGCGATCGGACTCCTGATTTCTTTGATTCTCAAGGTCAAGCGATCGCAGTCCAATACTCCCGTCATACCAAGGGCTATATTTTATCGCAGTCGTCATAAAGTTTTCGCAGGCATGTGTTATGCCCTTTCTCAGCTATGGAATTTACCAATCATGGGTGTCCGAATTGTTACCGTTATTTTAGCGATCGTCATCCCTGGATTTATTTTTCTCTACTTTTGGTGTTGGTTGGCATTCCCCATCGAACCGCGATCTCAACAACCTGTAGGAGAACAATCATGA
- a CDS encoding DUF5615 family PIN-like protein yields MKLLFDENLSPKLSTRLSDLFPGSLHVRDVGMKATIDPIVWNYAKDNDLMIVSKDADMHDLSLVFGNPPKVIWLRLGNCSTLQIENLLRREFSMIKLFYEDENSSLLALS; encoded by the coding sequence ATGAAATTACTGTTTGATGAAAACTTATCCCCTAAATTATCCACCCGCTTGAGCGATCTTTTTCCAGGCTCGCTTCATGTTAGGGATGTAGGTATGAAAGCAACAATAGACCCGATAGTTTGGAATTATGCAAAAGACAATGATTTGATGATCGTCTCGAAAGATGCTGATATGCACGATCTGAGTTTAGTGTTTGGGAATCCCCCAAAAGTCATCTGGCTTAGACTTGGAAACTGTTCTACCTTACAAATTGAAAATTTACTGCGTAGGGAGTTCAGCATGATCAAATTATTTTATGAAGATGAAAATTCATCATTGCTTGCCCTCTCATAA
- a CDS encoding DUF433 domain-containing protein, with the protein MNYRNYITIEPNKRGGKPCVRGLRITVYEVLEYLASEMTEAEILDDFPDLTREDLKACIAYAADRERRLMISTLSA; encoded by the coding sequence ATGAATTACAGAAATTACATCACAATCGAACCCAATAAACGCGGTGGTAAGCCTTGTGTACGTGGCTTGCGAATTACAGTTTATGAGGTGCTTGAATACCTAGCTTCCGAGATGACCGAAGCAGAAATTCTTGATGATTTTCCCGATCTAACGCGAGAAGATTTAAAAGCTTGTATTGCTTATGCGGCTGACCGTGAACGTCGGCTGATGATTTCGACCTTATCAGCATGA
- a CDS encoding ABC transporter permease, with translation MINRRLLALLIKESTELLRNRQLVIFLTIAPIISMVIFGYVMNSNVTNLRLSILDQNQVAISRDFVDAFTANHVFLATRHTNSQQTLTQQVERGEVDAGLIIPPSFDRDLLQTGKSEVQVVVDGINAYSSGLAKGYVSQITTRFNLDLLQRYQPVSTGLEIPVQTEMTLRYNPGMLDSWFFVPGVLGAIITLSAILAAAVEAVREKDQGTLEQLLMTPVASTYILISKIVPISALLTGTLLICFLVAHWVFALPFRGNLFLLLLFSIIYIQIGVAIGLAISTFSENKLQTILIGIFLNIPIILLGGAVTAVNSMPLVFRWIAQINPLYHYLIILRSILLKGAGLEVWGLNAIAMIVFAAVTVLVSANRYRSQLS, from the coding sequence ATGATAAATCGCCGTCTATTGGCTCTGTTAATCAAAGAAAGCACTGAACTATTGCGTAATCGCCAACTGGTTATTTTTCTCACAATCGCCCCGATTATTTCAATGGTGATTTTTGGCTATGTGATGAATTCCAATGTGACAAACTTACGGCTGAGTATTTTGGATCAAAATCAGGTGGCAATCAGCCGAGATTTTGTGGATGCGTTTACTGCAAATCATGTGTTTCTTGCGACTCGCCACACCAACAGTCAACAAACTCTCACTCAACAAGTTGAGCGGGGTGAAGTCGATGCTGGATTAATCATTCCACCTAGTTTTGATCGGGATTTGCTGCAAACTGGGAAATCAGAAGTTCAGGTTGTGGTAGATGGGATTAACGCCTACAGTTCGGGACTTGCAAAGGGCTATGTCAGCCAAATTACAACTCGATTTAACTTAGATTTACTCCAACGCTATCAACCTGTATCAACTGGGCTAGAAATCCCCGTTCAAACTGAAATGACGTTGCGCTACAATCCCGGAATGCTTGATAGTTGGTTCTTTGTTCCTGGTGTGCTGGGGGCAATTATTACCTTAAGTGCCATTCTGGCTGCGGCTGTGGAAGCGGTTCGAGAAAAGGATCAAGGAACACTAGAACAGTTGTTGATGACTCCAGTTGCATCAACTTATATTTTGATTTCTAAAATTGTACCGATATCTGCTTTACTCACAGGCACATTGCTGATTTGTTTCCTCGTTGCTCACTGGGTTTTTGCCTTACCTTTTCGCGGAAATTTATTTTTATTACTGCTATTTTCTATTATCTACATTCAGATTGGTGTTGCCATTGGACTGGCAATTTCCACATTTTCTGAGAACAAATTGCAAACAATTTTGATTGGGATATTTCTCAATATTCCCATTATTTTATTAGGCGGGGCGGTGACGGCGGTGAATAGTATGCCGCTTGTATTTCGCTGGATTGCCCAAATTAATCCGCTTTATCATTACTTGATCATTCTTCGCAGCATTCTTCTTAAAGGTGCAGGTTTGGAAGTTTGGGGTTTAAATGCGATCGCCATGATTGTATTTGCAGCCGTGACAGTTCTGGTGAGTGCAAATCGTTACCGTAGTCAATTAAGTTAA
- a CDS encoding DUF433 domain-containing protein produces MNKRTQLLEVIAALPEELVDQALNYVQMLQNPIQITPGVCGGQARIRNTRIPVWTLVAYRQQGAPDEELLANYPGLTAEDLSAAWHYYEQNPEQIDQEIAQDDLV; encoded by the coding sequence ATGAATAAGAGGACTCAACTGCTCGAAGTAATTGCAGCTTTACCAGAGGAATTAGTTGACCAAGCATTAAATTACGTGCAAATGTTGCAAAATCCGATTCAGATTACACCTGGAGTTTGCGGGGGACAAGCACGAATTAGAAATACACGAATTCCCGTATGGACTTTGGTAGCATATCGTCAACAAGGTGCGCCGGATGAAGAATTATTGGCAAATTATCCTGGATTGACTGCGGAAGATTTAAGTGCAGCTTGGCATTACTACGAACAAAATCCTGAACAAATCGATCAAGAAATTGCCCAAGATGATTTAGTTTAA
- a CDS encoding DUF3267 domain-containing protein, which produces MNTATRNEPIYVFRLTPAILLIWTTLSLFLFIITASGASWYYAIIHKQTASFSIKSAEGGAWQGIIGLVVLLAITFVTTIIHELVHGIAFATFGGSPRYGLKVKYFLPLAYATSPGNIFRRNAFIIISLAPLVVIDVVCLLMIAIFPQAPWLIWVIAFNTSGAIGDIWIAVQLLRCPKSIRVEDREESIAIYAPLNVTRQELPFAITGKNRFSSSIKNVLNIAFMTFALVLISGFLLVPILKILEIPSFVIGNNYFLIIRWENTTKGFGFEFTFLYFVIVIFILLLLISFTNMLKRRHF; this is translated from the coding sequence ATGAATACGGCAACTCGTAATGAGCCAATTTATGTATTTCGTTTAACTCCAGCAATATTACTGATTTGGACTACTTTAAGTTTATTCCTGTTCATAATAACAGCATCTGGTGCCAGTTGGTATTACGCCATCATTCATAAACAAACAGCATCTTTCAGTATCAAAAGTGCTGAAGGTGGAGCTTGGCAAGGAATTATTGGCTTGGTGGTTTTGCTTGCTATTACTTTTGTCACCACTATTATTCATGAATTAGTGCATGGAATTGCATTTGCTACCTTTGGTGGTTCGCCACGTTATGGATTAAAAGTTAAATATTTCTTACCCCTTGCTTATGCCACTTCACCTGGTAACATTTTTCGCCGTAATGCTTTTATTATCATTAGTTTAGCCCCGTTGGTAGTTATTGATGTTGTGTGTTTGCTGATGATAGCAATTTTTCCCCAAGCACCTTGGTTAATTTGGGTAATTGCATTCAATACAAGCGGTGCAATTGGCGACATCTGGATAGCAGTACAATTACTACGTTGCCCAAAATCAATTCGAGTTGAAGATAGGGAAGAAAGCATAGCAATTTATGCACCTCTGAATGTGACTCGCCAAGAACTTCCTTTTGCTATAACTGGTAAAAATAGATTTAGCTCAAGTATAAAAAATGTGCTTAATATTGCTTTTATGACTTTTGCATTAGTGCTGATTTCTGGTTTTTTGCTAGTGCCAATACTGAAAATATTAGAAATTCCTTCATTTGTGATCGGCAATAATTATTTTTTGATTATACGTTGGGAGAATACTACAAAAGGATTTGGCTTTGAGTTTACCTTTTTATATTTTGTAATAGTTATTTTTATATTACTGTTACTAATTTCCTTCACTAATATGCTTAAACGACGACATTTCTAA
- a CDS encoding DUF1772 domain-containing protein, translating into MTHLLELPQRMQFDQQLWVRVTVFENVYKLFGSVGAAFEITAILTAIVLVFLVRKCGSTFYWTLIGAIFLVLAFVSWIMFVAPMNAEFAKWLTNPIPADWRQYRDQWEYAHAINALIKIIGLSLLVISVLVETPKKRVIHSEQ; encoded by the coding sequence ATGACACATTTGCTAGAACTGCCGCAACGAATGCAGTTTGATCAGCAACTTTGGGTTAGAGTCACGGTTTTTGAAAATGTTTATAAGTTGTTTGGCTCAGTTGGCGCAGCTTTTGAAATTACAGCAATTTTGACAGCAATTGTGTTGGTATTTCTTGTTCGCAAATGTGGTTCAACCTTCTACTGGACATTGATCGGAGCAATTTTCTTAGTGTTGGCATTTGTGAGTTGGATAATGTTTGTTGCGCCAATGAATGCTGAATTTGCCAAATGGTTGACGAATCCCATTCCAGCAGATTGGAGACAGTATCGGGATCAATGGGAGTATGCACACGCAATTAACGCCTTGATCAAAATTATTGGGCTAAGTTTGTTGGTGATCTCTGTGCTTGTAGAAACGCCGAAAAAGAGAGTGATCCATTCTGAACAATAA
- a CDS encoding AAA family ATPase yields the protein MRLSFLKIHKSIASFPETELPNFVVLTGVNGAGKSHLLEAIENGSMQIDDIVVNNQTRPIRRFDWTNLIPQDTGAFAPYQITQERYGFWNEISQHIKEFRPQISQTLQQFNRSDLDNLKTHEIISLTPEKLISRGSNSEQANQICQAIQNVASSVNQNVTNRFIQNDPINRRRLVDLFQSNTNIPLFAFEEDDFYNYFPRSWQPVDMFQQSFGRLFADYQRNWLNNRLRFVANSEGESVSFLTEEEFLDKYGEPPWEFVNSVLETANLDFRINQPPKYEDRPYEPILTDRIRNSQVKFNDLSSGERVLMSFALCLYYAGDRRQIVDYPKILLFDEIDAPLHPSMTQSLLRTIQDVLVNRHGIKVILTTHSPSTVALSPEESLYAMYKADQKRMQKSTKDKALSILTTGVPTLSIDYENRRQVFVESQYDVRFYEQLYEKLREHLISEVSLNFIASGVGGNGNCDQVKNVVNQLEKGGSRTVYGIIDWDLTNSSNERIKVIGKEKRYSIENYILDPVLVAALLLREKWIERSEIGLSQHETYINFATFDSTRLQEIADFVVNKVKVDLLALEDETLPCQYLGGQIINLPKWFLHTQGHHLEATLKNVFHKLKRFQKEPDLKLEIIAKVIDDVPSLIPYDFVHLFKEIQNIEIG from the coding sequence ATGAGATTGTCATTTCTCAAGATTCACAAATCAATAGCTTCTTTCCCAGAAACGGAACTACCAAATTTCGTAGTTCTCACAGGGGTGAATGGCGCAGGGAAGAGTCATCTGCTAGAGGCAATTGAAAATGGCTCAATGCAAATTGACGATATAGTAGTAAATAATCAAACACGCCCTATTCGTCGCTTCGATTGGACGAACCTTATTCCACAAGATACAGGTGCTTTTGCGCCTTACCAAATTACTCAAGAAAGATATGGGTTTTGGAATGAAATTTCTCAACATATAAAAGAATTTCGTCCCCAGATTTCTCAAACTCTTCAGCAATTTAATAGATCCGACTTAGATAATCTTAAGACGCATGAAATCATAAGCCTCACACCAGAAAAGTTGATTTCAAGAGGTAGCAACTCAGAACAGGCAAATCAAATTTGTCAAGCGATTCAAAATGTAGCTTCTTCAGTAAATCAAAACGTCACCAACAGATTTATACAAAACGATCCAATCAATCGACGACGATTGGTTGATCTCTTTCAGAGTAATACTAATATTCCCCTATTTGCTTTTGAAGAAGATGACTTTTACAATTACTTTCCCAGAAGTTGGCAACCTGTTGACATGTTTCAGCAGTCATTTGGCAGACTCTTCGCGGACTATCAAAGGAACTGGCTCAATAATCGCCTTAGGTTCGTGGCAAATTCTGAAGGTGAATCTGTTAGCTTCTTAACTGAGGAGGAATTCTTAGACAAATATGGAGAACCACCTTGGGAATTTGTAAATAGTGTTCTTGAAACGGCAAATCTCGATTTTAGGATTAACCAACCACCGAAATATGAAGATCGACCTTACGAGCCAATTCTCACTGATAGAATCAGGAACTCACAAGTAAAGTTCAATGATCTGTCTTCAGGCGAAAGAGTTTTGATGTCTTTTGCATTGTGTCTCTACTATGCAGGGGATCGTCGTCAAATTGTAGATTATCCAAAGATTCTATTATTTGATGAAATTGATGCTCCTTTGCATCCCTCAATGACTCAATCTCTTTTACGAACCATTCAAGATGTGCTGGTCAATCGCCACGGGATTAAGGTGATTTTAACCACACATTCACCTTCAACAGTAGCTCTATCACCAGAGGAATCTTTATATGCGATGTATAAAGCTGATCAAAAGCGGATGCAAAAGAGTACAAAAGATAAAGCCCTATCTATCCTGACTACTGGGGTTCCAACTTTAAGTATAGATTATGAGAATCGTCGCCAAGTATTTGTTGAGAGCCAATATGATGTTCGATTTTATGAGCAATTGTACGAAAAGCTAAGAGAGCATTTAATTTCTGAGGTATCACTTAACTTCATCGCATCTGGAGTTGGAGGAAACGGTAATTGTGATCAAGTAAAAAATGTTGTCAATCAATTAGAAAAGGGAGGTAGCCGAACAGTTTATGGAATCATTGATTGGGATCTAACTAATTCTAGTAACGAACGCATAAAAGTTATTGGAAAAGAAAAACGTTACAGTATCGAAAATTATATTCTTGATCCAGTTCTTGTGGCAGCTTTACTTCTGCGAGAAAAGTGGATAGAACGTAGTGAAATTGGGCTTAGTCAGCATGAAACCTACATCAATTTTGCCACATTCGATAGCACTCGACTTCAAGAGATCGCTGATTTTGTAGTAAATAAAGTGAAAGTTGATTTGCTAGCGTTAGAAGATGAAACATTGCCCTGTCAATACCTCGGTGGACAAATCATCAACTTGCCTAAATGGTTTCTTCATACCCAAGGGCATCATTTAGAGGCGACCCTGAAAAATGTCTTTCATAAGCTGAAGCGGTTTCAAAAAGAACCTGACTTAAAATTAGAGATCATAGCGAAGGTAATTGATGATGTGCCGTCCCTTATTCCATATGATTTTGTTCATCTGTTTAAAGAAATTCAAAACATTGAAATAGGTTAA
- a CDS encoding DUF6920 family protein encodes MLIKWIVIIGVLIVVCTGLAVLYGSDRWRSETHSLRAKLTSGRRIVQPKIYDPKEIADLPAPVKRFFQTVLKDGQPIVAVVKLSQQGQFNMSETENKWSPFTATQLVTTQPLGFDWDARIQMAPGVNAFVHDTYLLGEGSLHASLLGLFTVAKIPSTPEANQGELLRFFAEALWYPTALLPSQGVLWEAINDTSARATLTDGATTVSVVFQFNAEGTIDTFRTEARYRDKLTAMPWGGRFWEYSVCNGMLIPLQGEVGWEYPEGTRLYFKGRTTEIHYEFAS; translated from the coding sequence ATGTTAATTAAATGGATTGTAATTATTGGTGTTTTAATCGTAGTCTGTACTGGGCTTGCTGTTCTCTATGGTAGCGATCGCTGGCGGTCAGAAACCCATAGTTTACGTGCCAAGTTAACCAGTGGACGGCGGATAGTTCAGCCGAAAATCTATGATCCAAAGGAAATTGCAGATTTACCAGCACCAGTAAAGCGGTTCTTTCAGACGGTACTCAAGGACGGACAACCGATCGTGGCTGTAGTTAAACTCTCTCAGCAGGGACAGTTCAACATGAGCGAAACTGAGAACAAATGGAGTCCGTTTACTGCCACTCAACTTGTGACGACTCAACCTCTGGGTTTTGATTGGGATGCCCGTATCCAGATGGCTCCAGGAGTTAATGCATTTGTTCATGATACTTATCTCTTAGGAGAAGGCAGCTTACACGCATCATTACTCGGTCTTTTTACTGTTGCAAAAATACCTAGTACACCTGAAGCGAACCAAGGTGAATTATTGCGTTTCTTTGCTGAGGCTCTTTGGTATCCTACTGCTCTATTACCTAGCCAGGGAGTGCTATGGGAAGCAATTAATGATACCTCTGCTCGCGCTACTTTGACGGATGGTGCAACAACTGTCTCCGTTGTGTTTCAGTTTAATGCTGAAGGGACGATCGATACGTTTCGGACTGAGGCTCGTTATCGTGACAAGCTGACTGCGATGCCTTGGGGCGGACGATTCTGGGAATATTCGGTTTGTAATGGGATGCTGATTCCTTTACAGGGTGAGGTGGGATGGGAGTATCCAGAAGGCACTCGGCTTTATTTTAAAGGAAGAACTACAGAGATTCACTATGAGTTTGCGTCTTGA
- a CDS encoding CPBP family intramembrane glutamic endopeptidase: MKQKKQSLKQIGLFLLYTFSITWLCWLIIIIGNRYFNTLWYGEPLFWILDVIGSLGPAISSYIIYRQFNEDFGEESFVKYIFGKKIDTKVWLIFGLFSLWRLFIIWIAFGINKPISILSIIINLPLLILFGGLEELGWRGILQPKLEKLVNYLPSVLIVGIIWSIWHLPLWFIKGTVQSSFPFGLYLFSGIILTSSFTTIYKYTNNLFICVLSHAWFNGCIGLALYIGNNGALQLNLNWKVIVVFSIELIVSVILGIAYSRKKSLLSSYAIR; encoded by the coding sequence ATGAAACAAAAGAAGCAATCACTTAAGCAAATCGGACTTTTTCTACTTTACACTTTTTCCATAACATGGTTATGCTGGCTAATTATCATCATTGGAAACAGATATTTTAATACTCTTTGGTATGGGGAGCCTTTATTTTGGATATTGGACGTAATTGGTAGTTTGGGTCCAGCTATTAGTTCTTATATTATTTATCGACAGTTCAATGAAGATTTTGGTGAAGAATCTTTTGTTAAGTATATCTTTGGCAAAAAAATAGATACAAAAGTGTGGCTGATATTTGGATTATTCTCACTCTGGCGTTTATTTATAATTTGGATCGCTTTTGGAATTAATAAGCCTATATCAATTCTATCTATAATTATTAATTTGCCGCTACTTATCCTTTTCGGTGGATTAGAGGAATTAGGCTGGCGGGGGATTTTGCAACCTAAATTAGAAAAGTTGGTTAATTATTTACCTTCTGTCCTTATTGTGGGAATTATATGGAGTATATGGCATTTGCCATTATGGTTTATCAAAGGGACAGTCCAAAGTTCATTTCCCTTTGGATTATATTTATTTTCAGGAATCATTTTAACGTCCAGCTTTACAACTATTTATAAATACACAAATAACTTATTTATCTGTGTATTAAGTCATGCCTGGTTTAATGGATGTATTGGGTTAGCTTTATATATAGGTAATAATGGAGCATTGCAGCTAAATTTAAATTGGAAAGTAATTGTTGTTTTTTCCATTGAGCTAATAGTATCAGTCATTTTAGGAATAGCATATAGTCGCAAAAAATCCCTTTTGTCTAGTTATGCCATCCGATAG
- a CDS encoding DUF6064 family protein, with product MRKLLKIPLTTEQFFQVFEKYNQTIFPMQAVLILVAIASVVLVVSRKPFANKTISGLLGFLWLWAGVVYHLTFFTEISPPAYLFGALFVFQGLLFLYEGVVRNRLSFRTNQKFYGILGAIFIVYALAIYPLIGYALGRIFPTSPTFGVPCPTTIFTFGLLLWTDKKIPLSLLIIPVLWSIVGTSAALSFGIKEDFGLFVAGTLGTTYIIWRDLTP from the coding sequence ATGAGAAAGTTACTTAAAATCCCTTTGACCACCGAACAATTTTTTCAGGTTTTCGAGAAATACAATCAAACTATATTTCCGATGCAAGCTGTACTAATTTTAGTGGCGATCGCATCGGTTGTACTGGTAGTAAGTCGAAAACCATTTGCAAACAAAACCATTTCGGGCTTACTCGGTTTCCTCTGGCTATGGGCGGGTGTTGTTTACCATTTGACTTTTTTTACAGAAATCAGTCCACCCGCTTATCTTTTCGGCGCGTTGTTCGTTTTTCAAGGCTTGTTATTTTTATACGAAGGTGTAGTGAGAAATCGTTTGAGTTTTCGCACTAACCAAAAATTTTACGGCATTCTCGGCGCGATTTTTATTGTTTATGCCCTAGCAATTTATCCGTTAATCGGCTATGCGCTGGGGCGAATTTTTCCGACATCACCGACATTCGGCGTACCTTGTCCAACAACGATTTTTACATTTGGCTTGCTGCTCTGGACAGACAAGAAAATTCCGTTAAGTTTATTAATTATTCCAGTTTTATGGTCGATTGTCGGAACCTCAGCGGCTTTGAGTTTCGGGATTAAAGAAGATTTCGGATTGTTCGTCGCGGGAACGCTCGGAACGACTTATATCATTTGGCGCGATTTAACACCTTGA
- a CDS encoding phage integrase N-terminal SAM-like domain-containing protein gives MLFHNKRDQKDMGSAEIEEFLTHLAANENVAASTPNQTLHAVLCLYKEVLKQDLDLKVDAVRAKKSKYLPATITQK, from the coding sequence ATCCTCTTCCATAATAAGCGTGACCAGAAAGATATGGGAAGTGCAGAAATTGAAGAATTTTTAACCCATCTTGCGGCTAACGAAAATGTTGCTGCATCAACACCAAACCAAACACTTCATGCCGTTTTATGTCTCTACAAAGAGGTATTAAAACAAGATTTAGATTTGAAGGTTGATGCGGTTCGTGCTAAAAAATCTAAATATTTACCAGCGACAATTACACAAAAATGA